The segment GACCAGCGCGTCGGCGGCGGCATCGCCTGGGCGACGGGCGAGTTCCCGCTTCTGGTGGTCATGCTGGCCCTGCTGATCCAATGGAACCGGTCCGACAGCCGAGCGGCCAAGCGGTTCGACCGCAAGGAGGAACGCGACCATGACGCGGAGCTCGACAGTTACAACGCCATGCTGCGGCGGATGAACGCTCCCGAACCGGCGGTGGAGGCCGTCGACGTCGCAGGCAGTGACGAGACGAGTGTCGAGTCGACGGGGACGCCCGAGGCGAAGGGCGACGCGTCGACGTAGCCGAGGCGGCTACGCGGCGGCGAGCTGCAACTGCGGGAACTGGAACCGATGCTGATGCTCGGTCCAGGTCCGCAGGTAGTGGACGCCCGTCTGGTAGTCGAGGAACAGGTTCTTCCAGGCGCGGGCGCTCTGCACGACGTGCGTCGTGATCACCGCGGTCTGATGGAGCAGGCGCCGCATGAACGAGGTGACGCGGTGTGCCCACTCGAACTCGGTGGACAGGACGCCGAGGCCGAGGAAGAAGGTCACCCACCCGGGGCCCGGGATCGGAAGCGGGATCATCACCAGGCCGGCCAGCACCATGAGAGTGCCGATGACGCCGACGCCGACGCGGTACAGACGGTTGAGGACCGGACGCTGCCGGATCATGTAGCGCCGCTGCCGGTGCCAGACCTTCAACCGCAGTCGCATGTCAGCATGT is part of the Gordonia phthalatica genome and harbors:
- a CDS encoding TIGR02611 family protein; amino-acid sequence: MRLRLKVWHRQRRYMIRQRPVLNRLYRVGVGVIGTLMVLAGLVMIPLPIPGPGWVTFFLGLGVLSTEFEWAHRVTSFMRRLLHQTAVITTHVVQSARAWKNLFLDYQTGVHYLRTWTEHQHRFQFPQLQLAAA